A stretch of Brassica napus cultivar Da-Ae chromosome C6, Da-Ae, whole genome shotgun sequence DNA encodes these proteins:
- the LOC106353518 gene encoding uncharacterized protein LOC106353518, producing the protein MRDLGPNVMDNLPVTEYNNGHRWTSQEEDGDGHNKSKNSSPWGRVKWMDTMVKLMITTLSYLDEDDHKHARKGKWRTVSEVMDERGYHVSPQQCEDKFNDLNKRYKKLNEMLGRGTCCDVVENPALLDKIGYLDEKEKDEVRKIMSSKHLFYEEMCSYHNGNRLNLPHDPALQRSLRIRCSHDDGHGKHQNEDLVDCEEHNMSQKDCGDRGVSLGGALKRLRRSQNHEDLGHPNHVNEGYVPHLHKQWTESKSLELEERKLQIQAELMELERQRIKWERFSQKRDQKLQIMRMENENMKLENEKMKLELRGVELGARF; encoded by the coding sequence ATGAGAGATCTTGGTCCAAATGTTATGGATAACTTGCCAGTGACCGAGTACAACAATGGCCATAGATGGACGAGccaagaagaagatggtgatggTCATAACAAGTCCAAGAATAGCTCTCCTTGGGGGCGTGTGAAATGGATGGATACGATGGTGAAGCTGATGATAACTACTCTTTCTTACCTCGATGAGGACGATCATAAACATGCAAGGAAAGGTAAATGGAGAACAGTTTCTGAAGTCATGGACGAAAGGGGTTACCATGTGTCGCCGCAGCAATGTGAGGATAAGTTCAATGATCTTAATAAACGTTACAAGAAGCTTAATGAGATGCTTGGTAGAGGAACTTGTTGCGATGTCGTTGAGAATCCTGCGCTCTTGGATAAGATTGGTTACTTGgatgagaaagagaaagatgaAGTTAGGAAGATCATGAGCTCAAAACATCTTTTCTACGAAGAGATGTGCTCGTACCATAATGGGAACAGGTTGAATTTGCCTCATGACCCTGCGTTACAGCGATCCCTGAGGATCAGATGCAGTCATGATGATGGACATGGGAAACAccaaaatgaagatcttgtcgACTGTGAGGAACACAACATGTCTCAAAAGGATTGTGGGGATCGTGGAGTCTCCTTAGGTGGTGCATTGAAGAGATTAAGACGAAGCCAGAACCATGAAGATCTTGGTCATCCTAATCATGTTAACGAGGGTTATGTTCCTCACTTACATAAGCAGTGGACCGAGTCTAAGTCTTTGGAGTTAGAAGAACGCAAGCTCCAGATTCAAGCTGAGTTGATGGAGCTCGAGAGACAAAGAATCAAGTGGGAGAGGTTTAGTCAGAAAAGAGACCAAAAGCTCCAAATAATGAGGatggaaaatgaaaatatgaaacttGAGAATGAAAAGATGAAACTGGAATTGAGAGGAGTTGAATTGGGTGCTAGATTCTGA
- the LOC106353517 gene encoding sm-like protein LSM3B, producing the protein MSGEEDATVREPLDLIRLSLDERIYVKLRSDRELRGKLHAFDQHLNMILGDVEEVITTVEIDDETYEEIVRTTKRNIQFLFVRGDGVILVSPPLRTT; encoded by the exons ATGTCCGGCGAGGAAGATGCCACTGTAAGGGAGCCACTAGATCTGATTCGTCTGAGTCTAGACGAGAGAATCTATGTCAAGCTCCGCTCAGACCGCGAACTTCGCGGCAAGCTTCAC GCGTTTGATCAGcatttgaatatgattttggGTGATGTAGAAGAAGTTATCACAACAGTAGAAATCGATGACGAGACATACGAAGAGATTGTCCGG ACGACAAAGCGCAATATTCAGTTTCTATTTGTTAGAGGAGATGGAGTGATATTGGTGTCTCCACCACTGAGGACAACTTGA